One stretch of Kiritimatiellaceae bacterium DNA includes these proteins:
- a CDS encoding Crp/Fnr family transcriptional regulator produces MTDPYQLIRAAKFFSGLSETACKRLAELSRRRAVEKRDLLFMEGSDGKAVYLLTSGSIQLVKTNADGRETVIKTVKEGELFAEVILFEKSKYPVTAVACTEAEVIELPRAGFLKLLNEEEFRNDFMAMLMHKQRYLAERIQQLTSMDVEARFVEFLRDHYGEKQVITPDLPKKDIASAIGATPETFSRLIQKLEKRGGFVWEGKTIRLSPGFWENF; encoded by the coding sequence ATGACCGATCCCTACCAGCTCATTCGCGCCGCCAAGTTTTTCAGCGGCCTTTCCGAAACCGCCTGTAAACGGCTGGCAGAACTCAGCCGTCGCCGCGCAGTCGAAAAGCGCGATCTGCTTTTCATGGAAGGATCCGACGGCAAAGCGGTTTACCTGCTCACTTCCGGCAGCATCCAACTGGTCAAAACGAATGCCGACGGGCGCGAAACGGTCATCAAAACCGTCAAAGAAGGTGAGCTGTTCGCCGAAGTGATCCTGTTCGAGAAAAGCAAATATCCCGTCACCGCCGTCGCTTGTACCGAAGCCGAAGTCATCGAACTGCCGCGCGCCGGCTTCCTCAAACTGCTTAACGAAGAAGAATTCCGCAATGATTTCATGGCGATGCTCATGCACAAACAGCGCTACCTCGCCGAGCGCATTCAGCAGCTTACCTCGATGGATGTCGAAGCGCGCTTCGTGGAATTCCTGCGCGACCACTACGGCGAAAAACAGGTGATTACCCCAGACCTTCCAAAAAAAGATATTGCCTCCGCCATCGGTGCTACGCCGGAGACTTTCAGCCGCCTGATCCAGAAACTGGAAAAGCGCGGCGGCTTTGTATGGGAAGGAAAAACCATCCGGCTGTCGCCCGGGTTCTGGGAAAACTTTTAG
- the plsY gene encoding glycerol-3-phosphate 1-O-acyltransferase PlsY produces the protein MFNAILLTALAYLLGSVPFGLLISKAKGVDIRKQGSGNIGATNVLRCLGKPLGITCFVLDALKGYLPAALFPVIGKVDPTFGILFGTAAILGHNFPVFLNFKGGKGVATSAGVLLGVAPLAVAIGVLTWVIVFKISGYVSLGSIIAALVVVITGWVRAGKDGKTVAVALTLLGALTIWRHRDNIKRLTAGTENKFRRKSKG, from the coding sequence ATCTTTAATGCCATACTTCTCACCGCACTCGCCTACCTGCTCGGTTCGGTTCCGTTCGGACTGCTGATTTCAAAAGCCAAGGGTGTGGATATCCGTAAACAAGGCAGCGGAAATATCGGCGCGACCAACGTACTGCGCTGCCTCGGCAAGCCGCTCGGCATCACCTGCTTTGTGCTCGACGCGCTGAAGGGTTATCTTCCGGCGGCGCTTTTCCCTGTCATCGGAAAAGTTGACCCGACGTTCGGGATTCTCTTCGGCACGGCGGCGATTCTCGGACACAACTTTCCGGTGTTCCTGAATTTCAAAGGCGGAAAAGGCGTAGCGACCAGCGCTGGCGTATTGCTCGGCGTCGCGCCGCTGGCCGTCGCCATCGGTGTCCTGACCTGGGTTATTGTCTTTAAAATCTCCGGCTATGTCTCACTCGGCTCCATCATCGCCGCGCTGGTCGTCGTCATCACTGGCTGGGTTCGCGCCGGAAAAGATGGGAAAACCGTTGCCGTTGCACTCACGCTACTCGGCGCGCTGACCATTTGGCGTCATCGCGACAACATCAAGCGACTGACTGCCGGAACGGAAAACAAGTTCCGTCGAAAGTCGAAAGGTTAA
- a CDS encoding NAD(P)-dependent glycerol-3-phosphate dehydrogenase, with translation MNCFVIGNGGWGTALGMVLAGNGNQVTIWGPFEEEIKAIRAAGENTVYLPGVKIPSAISWTSNPADAKDADLIVLVVPSRFMRTTLETFKPYLAANALIVSATKGLDEKTHHRMSATAFDVLGRDIAALSGPSHAEEVARGVPTAVTVAGKNAAAIQKAFIGKTFRVYTSNDVIGVELGGALKNIIAVAAGILDGIGLGDNSKAALMTRGLAEITRLGTALGAKPETFSGLSGVGDLIVTCGSRHSRNRSVGERLGKGEKLSDIMGGMKQVAEGIWNAKAARDLAHEHGVSMPITEEVCQIVENGKDPRQALKDLMSRDPKAE, from the coding sequence ATGAACTGCTTCGTTATAGGAAATGGCGGATGGGGAACCGCGCTGGGAATGGTGCTGGCCGGCAACGGCAATCAGGTGACCATCTGGGGTCCGTTCGAAGAGGAAATCAAAGCCATTCGCGCCGCAGGTGAAAACACGGTTTACCTGCCGGGCGTAAAAATTCCGTCAGCCATCAGCTGGACTTCTAATCCCGCCGACGCCAAAGATGCCGATTTGATCGTCCTCGTCGTTCCGTCGCGCTTCATGCGCACGACACTTGAAACTTTTAAGCCATACCTCGCCGCTAACGCGCTGATCGTCAGCGCCACCAAAGGGCTCGACGAAAAAACTCATCACCGCATGAGCGCCACCGCTTTCGATGTGCTGGGCCGCGACATCGCCGCCCTCTCCGGCCCGAGTCATGCCGAAGAAGTGGCACGCGGCGTTCCGACCGCCGTCACGGTGGCCGGAAAAAATGCCGCCGCGATTCAGAAAGCGTTCATCGGAAAAACATTCCGCGTTTACACATCGAACGACGTCATCGGCGTCGAACTGGGCGGCGCGCTCAAAAACATTATCGCGGTCGCCGCCGGCATTCTCGACGGCATCGGACTGGGCGACAACTCGAAGGCCGCATTGATGACGCGCGGCCTCGCCGAAATTACACGGCTCGGCACCGCACTCGGCGCGAAGCCGGAAACTTTTTCCGGACTGAGCGGCGTCGGTGATTTGATTGTTACCTGCGGAAGCCGCCACAGCCGCAACCGCTCTGTCGGCGAGCGGCTCGGCAAAGGCGAAAAACTCAGCGACATCATGGGCGGCATGAAACAGGTCGCCGAAGGTATCTGGAACGCCAAAGCCGCCCGCGACCTCGCCCATGAACACGGCGTCTCCATGCCGATCACCGAAGAGGTCTGCCAGATTGTCGAAAACGGCAAAGATCCTCGCCAGGCGCTCAAAGACCTGATGAGCCGCGATCCGAAAGCAGAATGA
- a CDS encoding permease encodes MEIAVNVVLKAWDVMAIMAPYLLLGFFVAGVLSAFVPVSFIENHLGKRGLWQITKASLFGVPIPLCSCSVIPVTASLRRHGATKGAAISFLTSTPQTGVDSIAATWGLLGPLFAIFRMAVAFITGVICGAAVEALTPPDEESDDKCGDDDCPTCNRKTGASKWKQVFTYGFGVLPRDIGRALLIGVIISGLIGALVPEDFFTRYLSSEWLSMLAVMALGIPLYVCSTGSIPIALAMIGMGLSPGAALVFMITGPATNAATIATVLQTMGRRTMIIYLATLASCSLAAGWLLNRILTPGIINEQVHHHAAETGRLDKICAILLAGLLISAVLPRRKERCCNHN; translated from the coding sequence ATGGAAATCGCCGTTAACGTAGTCCTCAAAGCGTGGGATGTCATGGCAATTATGGCGCCGTATCTTCTGCTCGGCTTTTTCGTGGCGGGCGTACTCAGCGCTTTTGTCCCGGTCTCCTTTATCGAAAACCATCTCGGCAAGCGCGGTCTGTGGCAGATCACCAAAGCTTCCCTGTTCGGTGTCCCGATTCCGCTCTGTTCGTGCAGTGTCATTCCGGTTACCGCTTCGCTACGCCGCCACGGCGCAACCAAAGGCGCCGCAATTTCGTTCCTCACCTCCACGCCGCAAACCGGCGTGGACAGCATCGCCGCCACGTGGGGACTGCTCGGTCCGCTCTTTGCCATTTTCCGCATGGCGGTAGCATTCATCACCGGTGTCATTTGCGGCGCGGCGGTCGAAGCCTTAACACCACCGGACGAAGAGTCCGATGACAAATGCGGTGATGACGACTGCCCGACATGCAACCGGAAAACCGGCGCAAGCAAATGGAAACAGGTTTTCACCTACGGCTTCGGGGTTCTGCCGCGCGATATTGGCCGCGCCCTGCTGATCGGCGTTATCATCTCCGGCCTGATCGGAGCACTGGTGCCGGAAGACTTCTTCACCCGCTATTTAAGTTCCGAGTGGCTTTCGATGCTGGCCGTTATGGCACTCGGCATTCCGCTCTACGTCTGCTCCACCGGCTCGATTCCGATCGCGCTCGCTATGATCGGCATGGGACTTTCGCCGGGCGCGGCGCTGGTTTTTATGATCACCGGTCCGGCCACCAACGCCGCAACCATCGCTACGGTTCTGCAAACGATGGGCCGCCGCACCATGATCATCTATCTTGCCACGCTCGCCAGCTGTTCGCTGGCCGCTGGCTGGTTGCTTAACCGGATCCTTACTCCCGGGATCATCAACGAACAGGTTCACCACCATGCCGCTGAGACTGGCCGTCTTGACAAAATTTGCGCCATCCTCCTCGCCGGGCTGCTAATCTCGGCCGTCCTGCCCCGCCGGAAGGAACGCTGCTGCAATCACAATTAA
- a CDS encoding DUF1015 domain-containing protein codes for MKINPFKAWRPAESLAEQIATLPYDVMDRKQAAEMAAGNPLSFLRVTRSEIDLPESTDPYSDAVYAKAVENFAKLKTGGSLIREDKPTLYLYSQEMDGRIQYGVVALCNVADYESGKIKIHEKTRRAKEDDRTKHVDRTNAHTGPIFLTYRDNAAITGLMQKTAQEKPLYCVTAAGGIIHTVWKIADSAAVQSAFGVVPAFYVADGHHRAASAVRVAQMRRKDNPKHTGDEPYNWFLTVLFPAGQLKILPYNRVVFDLNGQSQEEFFLGLEKAFTVTATDRKMPAAPGAVCMYIDRKWFLLTPKAALSKDPVASLDVSVLQDRVLAPLLGIADPRESNRIDFVGGIHGTPELERRVDAGEAVVAFSLYPTTLDQLMAVADANLLMPPKSTWFEPKLRDGLLVNTID; via the coding sequence ATGAAAATTAATCCCTTCAAAGCATGGCGGCCCGCCGAAAGTCTGGCGGAACAAATCGCGACTCTTCCTTACGATGTGATGGACCGGAAACAGGCCGCCGAAATGGCCGCCGGCAATCCGCTCTCGTTCCTGCGCGTGACCCGCTCGGAAATTGATCTGCCGGAAAGCACCGATCCCTACTCCGACGCCGTGTACGCCAAGGCAGTCGAAAATTTTGCCAAACTGAAAACCGGTGGCTCGCTGATTCGTGAAGATAAGCCGACGCTCTATCTCTACAGCCAGGAAATGGACGGGCGCATCCAGTACGGCGTCGTCGCACTCTGTAACGTGGCTGACTACGAATCCGGCAAAATCAAGATTCACGAAAAAACCCGCCGCGCAAAAGAAGACGACCGCACCAAACACGTCGACCGCACCAACGCCCACACCGGCCCGATCTTTCTGACCTACCGCGACAATGCGGCGATCACCGGCCTGATGCAAAAAACCGCGCAGGAAAAACCGCTTTATTGCGTCACCGCCGCCGGAGGTATCATCCACACCGTCTGGAAAATCGCCGACTCCGCCGCCGTGCAATCGGCTTTCGGCGTGGTTCCGGCGTTTTATGTAGCCGACGGCCACCACCGCGCGGCCAGCGCCGTGCGTGTCGCGCAGATGCGGCGCAAAGACAACCCGAAGCACACCGGCGACGAGCCGTACAACTGGTTCCTCACCGTGCTCTTCCCCGCTGGTCAGCTCAAAATCCTGCCTTACAACCGCGTCGTCTTCGACCTGAACGGCCAGTCGCAGGAAGAGTTTTTCCTGGGATTGGAAAAAGCGTTCACCGTCACCGCGACCGACCGGAAAATGCCCGCCGCGCCCGGCGCGGTCTGCATGTACATCGACCGCAAATGGTTTCTGCTGACGCCGAAAGCCGCGCTGTCCAAAGATCCGGTCGCTTCGCTCGACGTGAGCGTACTGCAGGATCGCGTGCTGGCCCCGCTGCTCGGCATCGCCGATCCGCGCGAGAGCAACCGGATCGACTTCGTCGGCGGCATCCACGGAACACCGGAACTCGAACGCCGCGTCGATGCCGGCGAAGCCGTCGTCGCCTTCTCGCTCTACCCGACCACGCTTGACCAGCTCATGGCCGTCGCCGACGCCAATCTGCTCATGCCGCCCAAGAGCACCTGGTTCGAACCAAAACTCCGCGACGGACTGCTGGTCAACACAATCGACTGA
- the hcp gene encoding hydroxylamine reductase — protein MFCYQCEQTVKCTGCTTFGVCGKDPDTSTLQDLLVEVCKQIAVAAKDKKNRAADLYVMEGLFTTVTNVNFDVEDIAGVIRRGADVLKGLGAKSTIDFNANLAGLIKQGEAVGVVSRKQKFGDDIAGLLDLVLFGLKGTAAYADHAYVLGKEDPAVYAFFHEALATLKNGPATVDVLLPLALKVGEVNLTVMGLLDAANTETYGHPVPTPVNIKAVKGKAILVSGHDLKDLDLLLKQTEGKGINIYTHGEMLPCHGYPELKKYKHLVGNYGGAWQDQQKEFEAFPGAILMTTNCIQKPKENYKARIFTCGLVQWPGVEHIDDGNFAPVIKAALEAPGFTTTEPEKTILVGFGHNAVLSVAPTVIEAVKSGALKHFFLIGGCDGAKSGRNYYTEFAEAVPKDCVILTLACGKYRFNKLEFGDIGGIPRLLDIGQCNDAYSAIQIAVALAGAFGCGVNDLPLSMILSWYEQKAVCILLTLLHLGIKNIKLGPSLPAFVTPAVLNVLVEKFNIAPTTTAEADLKQCLAK, from the coding sequence ATGTTTTGCTATCAGTGTGAACAGACTGTCAAATGCACCGGATGCACCACCTTTGGCGTATGCGGAAAAGATCCGGACACCTCGACGCTTCAGGACTTGCTGGTCGAAGTGTGCAAGCAGATTGCCGTTGCTGCGAAAGATAAGAAGAACCGTGCCGCCGACCTCTACGTGATGGAAGGGCTCTTCACCACCGTCACCAACGTCAACTTCGATGTCGAAGATATCGCCGGTGTCATCCGCCGTGGCGCGGATGTACTTAAAGGTCTCGGCGCAAAATCAACAATCGATTTCAACGCCAATCTCGCCGGCCTGATTAAGCAGGGCGAAGCCGTAGGCGTTGTCAGTCGCAAGCAAAAGTTCGGCGACGATATCGCCGGTTTATTGGACTTGGTGTTGTTCGGCCTTAAAGGCACGGCGGCCTACGCCGACCACGCCTATGTTCTCGGCAAAGAAGATCCCGCCGTTTACGCCTTCTTCCACGAAGCGCTGGCAACTCTCAAAAACGGCCCGGCGACCGTCGATGTGCTTCTGCCGCTGGCTCTCAAAGTCGGCGAAGTCAACCTGACGGTCATGGGACTGCTCGACGCGGCCAACACCGAAACCTACGGCCACCCCGTACCGACGCCAGTGAATATCAAGGCCGTCAAAGGCAAAGCGATCCTCGTTTCGGGTCACGACCTGAAAGACCTCGACCTGCTTCTCAAGCAGACCGAAGGCAAAGGCATTAACATTTACACTCATGGTGAAATGCTTCCATGCCACGGTTATCCGGAGCTGAAAAAGTATAAACACCTCGTCGGAAATTACGGCGGTGCATGGCAGGATCAGCAGAAAGAATTCGAAGCATTTCCCGGCGCCATCCTGATGACCACCAATTGCATCCAGAAGCCGAAGGAAAACTACAAAGCGCGCATCTTCACCTGCGGCCTTGTTCAGTGGCCCGGCGTAGAGCATATCGACGACGGCAACTTCGCGCCGGTCATTAAAGCCGCGCTCGAAGCTCCCGGCTTCACCACGACCGAACCGGAAAAAACCATTCTGGTTGGCTTCGGCCATAATGCGGTGCTCAGCGTTGCTCCGACTGTCATTGAAGCGGTCAAGAGCGGTGCGCTCAAGCACTTCTTCCTGATCGGCGGGTGCGACGGCGCCAAGAGCGGACGCAACTATTACACCGAGTTTGCCGAGGCTGTGCCGAAAGACTGCGTGATCCTCACGCTGGCCTGCGGTAAATACCGCTTCAACAAACTGGAGTTCGGTGACATCGGCGGCATTCCGCGCCTGCTCGACATCGGGCAGTGCAACGACGCCTACTCGGCGATTCAGATCGCCGTCGCGCTTGCCGGAGCCTTCGGTTGCGGCGTCAACGACCTGCCGCTCTCGATGATCCTGTCGTGGTACGAACAGAAAGCCGTCTGCATTCTGCTGACACTGCTGCACCTCGGCATCAAGAACATCAAACTTGGCCCGAGCCTTCCGGCGTTCGTCACGCCTGCCGTGTTGAATGTACTGGTTGAAAAATTCAACATTGCACCGACGACTACGGCTGAAGCCGATCTGAAACAATGTTTGGCGAAGTAA
- a CDS encoding choice-of-anchor E domain-containing protein → MKKILILISALLVAAGTLQAATITQTKTFSGSPNYSSILTFNKFDDAGGTYTLNSIFVSVVLNTAAGASLGIDNDGQNPASGTASFGSNGGITASDVTLLKQNFSTFYGTLVSTSSKQMTLAADDGDSTTFSTSGTDYDALVTSATSVSDNAYLSSAVFDQYKGNGTYTVTYGVNQYLSMGAFSGAQFQGNPVSADGSMSIQYNYTIPEPASASLTALIFVAGFWIRRRFLA, encoded by the coding sequence ATGAAAAAAATACTGATTTTAATCTCCGCATTGCTTGTTGCCGCCGGAACCCTTCAAGCGGCCACCATTACACAAACAAAGACATTCAGCGGTTCGCCGAATTACTCGTCGATCCTAACATTCAACAAGTTTGACGACGCTGGAGGGACTTATACCCTGAACTCAATTTTTGTTTCCGTTGTTCTCAATACAGCGGCGGGCGCAAGCTTGGGCATTGATAATGACGGGCAAAATCCTGCTTCCGGCACGGCCTCGTTCGGATCGAATGGCGGCATTACCGCTTCGGATGTCACGTTGCTGAAACAAAACTTTTCTACATTCTACGGAACACTGGTCTCTACATCATCGAAACAGATGACACTGGCTGCTGATGATGGCGACAGTACGACCTTCAGCACCAGCGGCACAGACTATGATGCTCTGGTTACAAGCGCCACATCCGTAAGCGACAACGCCTATCTTTCTTCTGCCGTGTTCGACCAGTATAAGGGAAACGGCACCTACACTGTTACTTACGGTGTAAATCAGTATTTAAGCATGGGTGCATTTAGCGGTGCTCAGTTCCAAGGCAATCCGGTTTCTGCAGACGGCTCGATGTCCATTCAATACAATTACACCATTCCCGAACCAGCCTCCGCATCTTTGACGGCGCTGATATTTGTCGCCGGATTCTGGATCCGCCGCCGCTTTCTGGCCTGA
- a CDS encoding type II toxin-antitoxin system PemK/MazF family toxin yields MRRGEIWWADLPSPDGSEPGYRRPVLIVQQDDFNQSRISTVIAVALTSNLRLSEAPGNVLLKNRWTGLPKDSVANISQIITLDKACLTEKVSMLPASKTTEVDAGLRLVLNI; encoded by the coding sequence ATGCGGCGCGGCGAAATCTGGTGGGCGGATTTGCCCTCGCCTGATGGTTCCGAGCCGGGATATCGCAGGCCTGTTCTCATCGTGCAACAGGACGATTTCAATCAAAGCCGCATTTCCACCGTTATTGCCGTCGCACTGACCTCCAATCTGCGGCTGTCCGAAGCCCCCGGAAATGTCCTGCTGAAAAACCGCTGGACAGGACTTCCAAAAGATTCCGTAGCGAATATTTCCCAAATTATTACGCTGGATAAGGCCTGTCTAACCGAAAAAGTTTCCATGCTGCCGGCGTCAAAAACGACTGAAGTGGATGCCGGACTGAGACTGGTGTTAAATATTTAA
- a CDS encoding ChpI protein — protein sequence MKTAISIPDDIFTLAEQFAKRQHLSRSELYTQAVSEYVEEHEALLVREKLDAVYSTEPSKPDPVLTRLQTQAIGKEDW from the coding sequence ATGAAAACCGCGATATCCATTCCGGATGATATTTTCACTTTGGCCGAGCAGTTTGCAAAGCGGCAGCATCTTTCCCGTAGCGAACTCTATACGCAGGCCGTGAGCGAATATGTAGAAGAGCACGAAGCCCTTCTGGTCAGAGAAAAGCTGGACGCCGTTTATTCCACCGAGCCGTCTAAACCCGATCCCGTGCTTACCCGCCTGCAAACTCAGGCCATCGGCAAGGAGGATTGGTAA
- a CDS encoding Ada metal-binding domain-containing protein produces MKKLAIITAAVLSAAFVSIAADAGVETTYKGNPDSKTFHKSSCRFFSNTNCTATFSAPEAALKAGYNACKVCKP; encoded by the coding sequence ATGAAAAAGTTAGCGATCATTACAGCAGCCGTATTAAGCGCAGCGTTTGTTTCTATCGCCGCTGACGCAGGAGTCGAGACCACATATAAAGGCAATCCGGACAGCAAGACCTTCCATAAATCAAGCTGCCGATTCTTCAGTAACACAAACTGCACCGCTACATTCAGCGCGCCGGAAGCCGCGCTCAAGGCCGGATACAACGCCTGCAAAGTCTGCAAGCCGTAA
- a CDS encoding tetratricopeptide repeat protein codes for MSKCPLIRHPTKGILRFSNLALLYTTQNRYAKAEPLYRRSLAIREKAFGLNHPNVAQTLENMAVLYRKTGREKEAEPMEQRAAAIRAMKR; via the coding sequence ATCTCTAAATGCCCGTTGATTCGGCATCCGACGAAAGGCATATTGCGCTTCAGTAACCTTGCGTTGCTATACACCACTCAAAACCGGTACGCGAAAGCCGAGCCGCTCTACAGACGCTCGCTGGCAATCAGAGAGAAAGCTTTCGGACTAAATCATCCCAATGTCGCCCAGACCCTTGAGAACATGGCGGTTCTCTATCGAAAAACGGGGCGGGAAAAGGAAGCCGAGCCGATGGAACAGCGTGCCGCCGCCATTCGGGCTATGAAGCGGTGA
- the mscL gene encoding large-conductance mechanosensitive channel protein MscL, whose amino-acid sequence MSMMKEFKAFAMRGNVIDMAVGIVIGAAFGKIVSSFVADVIMPPIGLLMGRVNFSDLAVTLQKANGAVAAVTLNYGKFIQTLLDFTIVAFAIFMVVKGMNSLKKKEDSAPVPPHAPTKEEVLLTEIRDILKQK is encoded by the coding sequence ATGAGCATGATGAAAGAGTTCAAGGCGTTTGCCATGCGCGGCAATGTGATTGATATGGCGGTCGGCATTGTCATTGGCGCGGCATTCGGAAAAATTGTGTCATCCTTCGTGGCGGATGTGATTATGCCGCCGATCGGACTGCTGATGGGCCGCGTCAATTTTTCAGATCTGGCCGTAACACTCCAGAAGGCCAACGGGGCGGTCGCGGCCGTAACGCTGAACTACGGAAAGTTCATCCAAACCCTGCTGGATTTCACCATCGTCGCCTTCGCCATCTTTATGGTGGTCAAGGGCATGAACTCGCTGAAGAAAAAAGAGGATTCCGCGCCGGTTCCGCCGCACGCCCCAACGAAAGAAGAAGTATTGCTGACGGAAATCCGGGACATCCTGAAGCAGAAGTAA